Proteins encoded within one genomic window of Minwuia thermotolerans:
- a CDS encoding NACHT domain-containing protein, which translates to MIFFKAFEKFDDYIQKIMNDPRMKELSETYEEANFEDAHGEEFATDWITNWAYTDNVENRWIILLGEYGTGKTCLTEVLQYRLICRYHEHPEGKLPMRISLRDFSRQFDARTLLHHFLDHNSLGHIPIEFVFTLIREQRIILLLDGYDEMAQFMNPRERRACLKSLADLSVDGARGILTSRPNYFTQDEELRVFESLYSALSQRTFYVGERDKRYIEEEKAIDSLIEEHILNRYERILRDLTVEQTENLIRRKLEGDARGQRLILNILQRTLRNSKSNDGGRSLSGKPVIIAYLLVD; encoded by the coding sequence ATGATTTTTTTTAAGGCATTTGAGAAATTTGACGATTACATTCAGAAAATAATGAATGACCCTCGTATGAAAGAATTGTCGGAAACATACGAAGAGGCAAATTTTGAAGATGCGCACGGAGAAGAATTTGCCACTGATTGGATTACTAACTGGGCATACACCGACAATGTGGAGAATCGGTGGATTATTTTATTAGGTGAGTATGGAACAGGAAAAACGTGCCTGACTGAGGTTCTTCAGTATCGTCTAATTTGCCGATATCACGAACATCCAGAAGGGAAACTGCCTATGAGGATATCATTACGAGATTTTTCTAGGCAATTTGATGCAAGAACACTATTACATCATTTTTTGGACCATAATAGTCTCGGTCACATTCCAATTGAATTTGTCTTTACTTTAATTCGAGAGCAGAGAATAATATTGCTTTTGGATGGATACGATGAGATGGCGCAATTCATGAATCCAAGGGAGCGTCGTGCCTGTCTAAAATCTCTTGCAGATCTATCCGTTGACGGCGCAAGAGGTATTTTGACCAGTCGGCCCAACTATTTTACCCAGGACGAGGAGCTACGGGTATTTGAGTCATTGTATAGCGCACTTTCTCAAAGAACTTTTTATGTAGGAGAGAGGGATAAACGGTATATTGAAGAAGAAAAGGCCATAGATTCGTTAATAGAAGAACATATACTTAATCGTTATGAACGTATTTTAAGAGATCTAACAGTAGAACAGACAGAAAATCTAATTCGACGCAAACTCGAAGGCGATGCAAGAGGGCAGAGGTTAATTCTAAATATATTACAAAGGACCCTTCGAAATAGTAAATCTAACGATGGCGGAAGGTCTTTGTCCGGTAAACCCGTTATTATTGCCTACTTGCTAGTGGATTGA
- a CDS encoding restriction endonuclease: MLNEKTLPAAIGEILRQNNYNVEFSRKYSGSEVDIVASPKGAAFGQKLYIEATISYVDNTKYGKDFTKFGVIRELDPEAICIIVSLTGFTPDVEERARASRVRTYTYNDFF, encoded by the coding sequence ATGCTCAATGAGAAAACGCTTCCGGCAGCTATCGGCGAAATTCTTCGTCAGAACAATTATAATGTGGAATTTAGCCGCAAGTATTCAGGTAGTGAAGTAGATATAGTTGCAAGCCCCAAGGGCGCCGCCTTTGGTCAAAAGCTGTATATTGAAGCCACCATTTCGTACGTTGACAACACAAAATATGGAAAGGATTTCACAAAATTCGGCGTGATTAGAGAACTAGATCCAGAAGCAATCTGCATTATTGTGTCTTTAACCGGATTCACGCCTGATGTAGAAGAGCGCGCTCGCGCCTCAAGAGTCCGAACGTATACTTACAATGATTTTTTTTAA
- a CDS encoding NADPH:quinone oxidoreductase family protein gives MRAVRIHEFTEFENLVLEHDAPRPELKPRQVRIQVKAAPLSIALRLMATGDYQRRPPMPYVPGGEVAGVVTEVAEGVERLKVGDRVAGIIDWGALAEEAAGYDANLYPIPDELDFPEAASLSPSYATSMAALTWRHQLDVSEGEWLLVHGAAGGVGLAAVEIGKALGTRVIATAGTAEKCRFVAEHGADHVINYAEDDFRRKVMEITNGRGVDAVYEPVGGEVFRQSLRCMAPGARICPIGFAGGDIPLIPANHLLVKNIAVCGLFLGYYCGWGREDVRYEHADRLAADVERLVQWWREGRLSLHTSHVLPLEDFQAAMKIVTSRQAMGRVVVVP, from the coding sequence ATGCGCGCCGTGCGTATCCACGAGTTCACCGAGTTCGAGAATCTGGTCCTGGAGCATGACGCGCCCCGGCCGGAGCTGAAGCCGCGCCAGGTGCGTATCCAGGTGAAGGCCGCGCCGCTGTCGATCGCGCTGCGGCTGATGGCGACGGGCGACTACCAGCGCCGCCCGCCCATGCCCTATGTGCCCGGCGGCGAGGTGGCCGGCGTGGTCACCGAGGTCGCGGAAGGCGTCGAGCGGCTGAAGGTCGGCGACCGCGTCGCCGGCATCATCGACTGGGGCGCGCTGGCCGAGGAGGCCGCGGGCTACGACGCCAATCTCTACCCCATCCCCGACGAGCTGGATTTCCCGGAGGCGGCCAGCCTCTCGCCCTCCTACGCGACGTCGATGGCGGCGCTGACCTGGCGCCATCAGCTCGACGTCTCGGAAGGCGAATGGCTGCTGGTCCACGGCGCGGCCGGCGGCGTCGGCCTGGCGGCGGTCGAGATCGGCAAGGCGCTGGGGACCCGGGTCATCGCCACCGCGGGCACGGCGGAGAAATGCCGCTTCGTCGCCGAGCACGGCGCCGACCACGTCATCAACTACGCCGAGGACGATTTCCGCCGGAAGGTCATGGAGATCACGAACGGCCGCGGCGTCGACGCGGTCTACGAGCCCGTCGGCGGCGAGGTCTTCCGCCAGTCGCTCCGCTGCATGGCGCCCGGCGCGCGCATCTGCCCCATCGGCTTCGCCGGCGGCGACATCCCGCTGATCCCGGCCAACCACCTGCTGGTCAAGAACATCGCCGTCTGCGGCCTGTTCCTGGGCTACTACTGCGGCTGGGGGCGGGAGGACGTGCGCTACGAACACGCGGACCGGCTCGCGGCGGATGTCGAGCGCCTGGTGCAGTGGTGGCGCGAGGGCCGGCTCAGCCTGCACACCTCCCACGTCCTGCCGCTGGAGGATTTCCAGGCGGCCATGAAGATCGTCACCTCCCGCCAGGCGATGGGACGCGTGGTGGTTGTGCCGTAG
- a CDS encoding PAS domain-containing protein → MSGDIDWSVRELDAPEHPLNRRLLAWYEALPAADGVPSRADLDPAAIGPLLPGFFMVEPAGEGDDVRYRLVGSAIEHRLGVTLTGKRASELFAPEMAAAVMAVYRRIFEGRERIVLRGSFEGLGIEFIEFEALILPMRARNGEGMMAVGGLFAFG, encoded by the coding sequence GTGTCGGGCGACATCGACTGGAGCGTGCGCGAACTGGACGCGCCGGAGCATCCGCTGAACCGGCGCCTGCTGGCGTGGTACGAGGCGCTGCCGGCGGCGGACGGCGTGCCGTCCCGCGCCGACCTGGACCCGGCGGCGATCGGGCCGCTGCTGCCCGGCTTCTTCATGGTGGAGCCCGCGGGGGAGGGCGATGACGTGCGCTACCGCCTGGTGGGCTCCGCGATCGAGCACCGCCTCGGCGTCACCTTGACCGGCAAGCGCGCCTCGGAACTCTTCGCGCCGGAGATGGCGGCCGCGGTGATGGCGGTCTACCGCCGTATCTTCGAGGGCCGCGAGCGCATCGTGCTGCGCGGATCGTTCGAGGGGCTGGGCATCGAGTTCATCGAGTTCGAGGCGCTGATCCTGCCCATGCGCGCCCGCAACGGCGAAGGCATGATGGCGGTGGGCGGCCTCTTCGCCTTCGGCTGA
- a CDS encoding aldo/keto reductase, with amino-acid sequence MQQRKLGADGPMVSAVGYGAMSFADFYGPATEEGSMAILDACVELGVTHVDTANVYGNGRSETWLGKWLKARGGRPPFAIATKVGIQRDPERRFNNDPDHMREQLDGSLQRLGVEAIDLYYVHRRDTAHEIEDVTETLASFVKAGKVKAIGYSEIAPSSLRRAAAIHPIAAVQSEYSLATRAPELGLVQACQELGAALVAFSPVGRGLLTDRPHSLEACRTMGFMKNNPRFVEPNHSANLAYNAKFRALAADMGVAAASLAIAWLLKQGEHVLPIPGTRSVKHLKECVAGAEMDLTDGDMARIESVLPVGWCHGDRYNAEQWEAPERYC; translated from the coding sequence ATGCAGCAGCGGAAACTGGGCGCGGACGGCCCGATGGTGAGCGCCGTGGGCTATGGCGCCATGTCCTTCGCCGACTTCTACGGGCCGGCGACGGAGGAAGGCTCCATGGCCATCCTCGACGCCTGCGTCGAGCTGGGCGTCACCCATGTCGACACCGCGAACGTCTACGGCAATGGCCGTTCCGAGACCTGGCTGGGCAAATGGCTGAAGGCCCGCGGCGGCCGGCCGCCCTTCGCCATCGCCACCAAGGTCGGCATCCAGCGCGATCCGGAGCGGCGCTTCAACAACGACCCGGACCACATGCGCGAACAGCTCGACGGCAGCCTGCAGCGCCTGGGCGTCGAGGCCATCGACCTCTACTACGTCCACCGCCGCGACACCGCGCACGAGATCGAGGACGTCACCGAGACCCTCGCGTCGTTCGTGAAGGCGGGCAAGGTGAAGGCCATCGGCTATTCGGAGATCGCGCCGTCCTCGCTGCGCCGCGCCGCCGCCATCCACCCCATCGCCGCGGTGCAGTCGGAATATTCGCTCGCCACCCGCGCGCCGGAGCTGGGCCTGGTGCAGGCGTGCCAGGAGCTGGGGGCGGCGCTGGTCGCCTTCTCGCCCGTCGGGCGCGGGCTGCTGACCGACCGCCCGCACAGCCTGGAGGCCTGCCGGACCATGGGCTTCATGAAGAACAACCCGCGCTTCGTCGAGCCCAACCACTCGGCCAACCTGGCTTACAACGCGAAGTTCCGGGCGCTCGCCGCCGATATGGGCGTGGCCGCGGCGAGCCTCGCCATCGCCTGGCTGCTGAAACAGGGCGAACACGTCCTGCCGATCCCCGGCACGCGCTCGGTAAAGCACCTGAAGGAATGCGTCGCCGGCGCGGAAATGGACCTCACGGACGGCGACATGGCCCGGATCGAGAGCGTGCTGCCCGTCGGCTGGTGCCATGGCGACCGCTACAACGCCGAACAGTGGGAAGCGCCGGAGCGGTACTGCTAG
- a CDS encoding iron-containing alcohol dehydrogenase: protein MIHDFTECGPDRVISGIGALAELPGVLADMSVERALVLTGRTLAEKTDLVARVETTLGARHAGTFSGCAQHVPESTVTAAVAAAREGRADGIVVFGGGSPIDTAKMVVLKLKEAGEAPPRQIVIPTTLSAGEFTFAAGMTDEQTRIKHVHVDPAMQPEIILYDPELCRPTPPELWLTTGIKALDHAVEGLWWPDCHPLLETLRLGAIADLTAHLARSRDPEALEDRLACQHAAWKSIWGLLGAKKVGFRLSHPLGHQIGARWDVPHGVTSCIALPAAARFLKDRTGPAQAKIAAAMGLPGADGAAPAIEAFFDRLEIPRRLSDTTAKRDEIPLVAKAVADELAHLGAPDADIATPEALAALLDELW from the coding sequence ATGATCCATGATTTCACCGAATGCGGGCCGGACCGCGTGATCAGCGGCATCGGCGCGCTCGCCGAACTGCCCGGCGTGCTGGCCGACATGAGCGTCGAACGGGCGCTGGTTCTCACAGGCCGGACGCTGGCGGAGAAGACCGATCTGGTGGCCCGTGTCGAGACGACGCTGGGCGCCCGCCACGCCGGCACGTTCAGCGGCTGCGCCCAGCACGTGCCCGAAAGCACCGTGACCGCGGCGGTGGCCGCGGCGCGCGAGGGCCGCGCAGACGGCATTGTCGTCTTCGGCGGCGGCAGCCCCATCGACACGGCCAAGATGGTGGTGCTGAAGCTGAAGGAAGCGGGCGAGGCCCCGCCCCGCCAGATCGTCATCCCGACGACGCTCTCGGCCGGCGAATTCACCTTCGCCGCGGGCATGACCGACGAGCAGACGCGCATCAAGCATGTCCACGTCGACCCGGCGATGCAGCCTGAGATCATCCTCTACGACCCGGAGCTCTGCCGGCCGACGCCGCCGGAGCTGTGGCTGACCACCGGCATCAAGGCCCTGGACCACGCCGTCGAGGGGCTGTGGTGGCCCGACTGCCATCCGCTGCTGGAGACGCTTCGGCTGGGGGCCATCGCCGATCTGACGGCGCACCTGGCGCGGTCGCGCGACCCGGAGGCGCTGGAGGACCGGCTGGCCTGCCAGCACGCGGCGTGGAAATCCATCTGGGGCCTGCTGGGGGCGAAGAAGGTCGGCTTCCGCCTCAGCCACCCGCTGGGCCACCAGATCGGGGCGCGCTGGGACGTGCCGCACGGGGTGACGTCGTGCATCGCGCTGCCGGCGGCGGCCCGCTTCCTGAAGGACCGCACCGGCCCGGCGCAGGCGAAGATCGCAGCGGCCATGGGGCTGCCCGGGGCGGACGGCGCGGCCCCGGCGATCGAGGCCTTCTTCGACCGCCTCGAGATTCCGCGGCGGCTCTCCGACACGACGGCGAAGCGCGACGAGATCCCGCTGGTGGCGAAGGCGGTGGCCGACGAGCTCGCCCATCTCGGCGCGCCGGATGCGGACATCGCCACGCCCGAGGCGCTGGCGGCGCTGCTGGACGAACTCTGGTAG
- a CDS encoding NUDIX hydrolase — MSRLLHRAWADYLQPLLRRPDRLQIAALCHRGAADGGRQVLLVTSLHTQRWILPKGWPIDGLDFPQAAAHEAWEEAGVIPSGVTEAAVGSYYYDKKLRGGAPVGCEVRVFAVEVARLADDYPEAARRRREWLAPAEAASRVEEPDLAALLAEFATRAHANA; from the coding sequence ATGTCACGCCTGCTGCACAGGGCCTGGGCCGACTATCTGCAGCCGCTGCTCCGGCGGCCGGACCGGCTGCAGATCGCCGCGCTGTGCCACCGCGGCGCGGCGGATGGCGGGCGGCAAGTCCTGCTGGTGACGTCGCTGCACACGCAGCGCTGGATCCTGCCCAAGGGCTGGCCCATCGACGGGCTGGACTTTCCCCAGGCGGCGGCGCACGAGGCCTGGGAGGAAGCCGGCGTCATCCCGTCTGGCGTGACCGAGGCTGCGGTTGGGAGCTACTACTACGACAAGAAGCTGCGCGGCGGCGCGCCGGTCGGCTGCGAGGTCCGCGTCTTCGCTGTCGAGGTGGCGCGGCTGGCCGACGACTATCCGGAAGCGGCGCGCCGGCGGCGGGAATGGCTCGCCCCGGCCGAGGCGGCATCCCGGGTCGAGGAACCGGATCTGGCGGCGCTGCTGGCGGAATTTGCGACGCGGGCGCACGCGAACGCTTGA
- a CDS encoding inorganic phosphate transporter, with protein MSTDSEPKQWKTLDKDLNRISRVEYATRYVARPLVGVGVAFAFVALATLAAAVTFGQAQGAVFVVAAAAFGAYMALNIGANDVANNMGPAVGARALTMGGAIVIAAICESAGALLAGGDVVSTISKGIIDPAGVADGSTFTWAMMAALIAAALWINLATWIGAPVSTTHSVVGGVMGSGVAAAGVAAVNWPSMAAIAASWVVSPVLGGVIAAAFLAFIKTFIIYQDDKIAAARRWVPVLVGIMAGAFAAYLAIKGFKRVIAIDLLTALLIGAGAGAVAYVVTAPLIRRQSEGMENRNRSLKELFGLPLVISAGLLSFAHGANDVANAVGPLAAIVHAQEAGGFAGKVTIPLWVMVIGALGISFGLVLFGPKLIRMVGSQITKLNPMRAYCVALSAAITVIIASWLGLPVSSTHIAVGGVFGVGFFREWDTERRARKGNRHIAVKQVAPEERRRRKLVRRSHFMTVIAAWVVTVPATALISGLVFLALDGAFS; from the coding sequence TTGAGCACGGACAGCGAGCCGAAGCAGTGGAAGACGCTCGACAAGGACCTGAACCGCATCAGCCGGGTCGAGTACGCCACGCGATATGTCGCCCGGCCGCTCGTCGGCGTGGGCGTCGCCTTCGCCTTCGTCGCCCTGGCGACGCTGGCCGCGGCGGTCACCTTCGGCCAGGCCCAGGGCGCGGTCTTCGTCGTCGCCGCCGCCGCCTTCGGGGCCTACATGGCCCTGAACATCGGCGCCAACGACGTCGCCAACAACATGGGTCCCGCGGTCGGCGCACGGGCGCTGACCATGGGCGGCGCCATCGTCATTGCGGCGATCTGCGAAAGTGCGGGCGCCCTGCTGGCGGGCGGCGACGTGGTTTCGACCATCTCCAAGGGCATCATCGATCCGGCCGGCGTCGCCGACGGAAGCACCTTCACCTGGGCCATGATGGCGGCGCTGATCGCGGCGGCGCTGTGGATCAATCTGGCGACGTGGATCGGCGCCCCGGTCTCGACCACCCATTCCGTGGTCGGCGGGGTGATGGGCTCGGGCGTGGCCGCCGCCGGCGTGGCGGCCGTCAACTGGCCCAGCATGGCCGCGATCGCGGCGAGCTGGGTGGTCTCCCCGGTGCTGGGCGGCGTCATCGCCGCCGCATTCCTGGCCTTCATCAAGACCTTCATCATCTACCAGGACGACAAGATCGCCGCCGCCCGGCGCTGGGTGCCGGTGCTGGTGGGCATCATGGCCGGCGCCTTCGCCGCCTATCTCGCCATCAAGGGGTTCAAGCGGGTGATCGCCATCGACCTGCTGACCGCGCTGCTGATCGGCGCCGGGGCGGGCGCGGTCGCCTATGTCGTCACCGCGCCGCTGATCCGCCGCCAGTCGGAAGGCATGGAGAACCGCAACCGCTCGCTGAAGGAGCTGTTCGGCCTGCCGCTTGTGATCTCGGCGGGACTGCTTTCCTTCGCCCACGGCGCCAACGACGTCGCCAACGCCGTGGGGCCGCTGGCCGCGATCGTCCATGCCCAGGAGGCCGGCGGCTTCGCCGGCAAGGTCACGATCCCGCTCTGGGTCATGGTGATCGGCGCGCTGGGCATTTCCTTCGGGCTGGTGCTGTTCGGGCCGAAGCTGATCCGCATGGTCGGCAGCCAGATCACCAAGCTGAATCCGATGCGCGCCTATTGCGTGGCGCTTTCGGCCGCGATCACGGTAATCATCGCCTCCTGGCTCGGCCTGCCCGTCAGTTCGACCCACATCGCCGTGGGCGGGGTCTTCGGGGTCGGCTTCTTCCGCGAATGGGACACCGAGCGGCGCGCCCGCAAGGGCAACCGCCATATCGCCGTCAAGCAGGTTGCGCCGGAGGAACGCCGCCGGCGCAAGCTGGTGCGGCGCAGCCACTTCATGACCGTGATCGCCGCGTGGGTCGTCACCGTGCCGGCTACGGCGCTGATCTCCGGCCTGGTCTTCCTCGCTCTGGACGGCGCCTTTTCTTGA
- a CDS encoding universal stress protein, with product MFKTILCPIDGSDHSRKALKLAIDLAGTHGAKLVIQHNMLLNADAEELERFARAEGLGGKVEPEVKRLRAVEGRLNYGFEEPPESTPRMYAEIGQSLLDGAKEDAREKGLKHVETVLTDGEAARQILRCIEDREVDCVIMGSRGLSDMRALYLGSVSHKVLNRAPCTCIAVK from the coding sequence ATGTTCAAGACGATCCTTTGCCCGATCGACGGGTCTGATCACAGCCGCAAGGCGCTGAAGCTGGCGATAGACCTCGCCGGGACCCACGGCGCGAAACTGGTCATCCAGCACAACATGCTGCTGAACGCGGATGCGGAGGAACTGGAGCGGTTCGCCCGGGCCGAAGGGCTGGGCGGCAAGGTCGAGCCCGAAGTGAAGCGGTTGCGGGCTGTCGAAGGCCGGCTCAACTACGGCTTCGAGGAACCCCCCGAGAGCACGCCGCGCATGTACGCGGAGATCGGCCAGAGTCTGCTGGACGGGGCGAAGGAAGACGCGCGGGAAAAAGGTCTGAAGCACGTCGAGACGGTCCTGACCGACGGCGAGGCGGCGCGGCAGATACTGCGCTGCATCGAGGACAGGGAGGTCGATTGCGTCATCATGGGTTCACGCGGTCTGAGCGACATGCGCGCCCTCTATCTCGGCAGCGTCTCCCACAAGGTGCTGAATCGCGCGCCGTGCACCTGCATCGCTGTAAAATAG
- a CDS encoding fumarylacetoacetate hydrolase family protein, with protein sequence MRWARYLVDGRETFGLLEGDRLADVTGDPFDGFERTRATRPLAETKLLAPVMPRTFYAAGLNYAEHVREIAESVGMAPEIPKAADIGYRAINAISGPGDPIVIPADASDQIQYEAELVAVIGREAKRLTYDNCFDCVLGFTIGNDVSERSWQKEDFTLWRAKNTDSFAPMGPWIETEFDQQAARTKVRLNGREIIDFPTANMVHSVADFLVRMTRYVTLYPRDVIWMGTEGKSENMVHGDICEIEITGIGRLRNPVIRASG encoded by the coding sequence ATGCGCTGGGCGCGTTATCTCGTCGACGGCCGCGAGACCTTCGGGCTCTTGGAAGGAGACCGCCTTGCGGACGTGACGGGCGATCCCTTCGACGGCTTCGAGCGGACGCGCGCGACCCGGCCGCTGGCGGAAACGAAACTGCTGGCGCCGGTCATGCCGCGGACGTTCTATGCCGCCGGCCTGAACTACGCGGAACATGTTCGCGAAATCGCCGAGTCTGTCGGTATGGCGCCCGAGATCCCGAAGGCGGCGGATATCGGCTATCGCGCGATCAACGCGATTTCCGGACCCGGCGACCCCATCGTCATCCCGGCGGACGCCAGCGATCAGATCCAGTACGAGGCGGAACTGGTTGCAGTCATCGGCCGGGAAGCGAAGCGCCTGACTTATGACAATTGCTTCGACTGCGTTCTGGGATTCACCATCGGCAACGACGTCTCCGAGCGGTCGTGGCAGAAGGAGGACTTCACCCTCTGGCGCGCCAAGAACACCGACAGCTTCGCGCCCATGGGCCCCTGGATCGAGACCGAATTCGACCAGCAGGCGGCGCGCACCAAAGTGCGACTGAACGGCCGGGAGATCATCGATTTCCCGACAGCGAACATGGTGCATTCCGTGGCCGATTTTCTGGTCCGCATGACCCGCTATGTCACGCTCTATCCCCGCGACGTCATCTGGATGGGTACCGAGGGCAAAAGTGAGAACATGGTCCACGGCGATATCTGCGAGATCGAGATCACCGGCATCGGCCGGCTCCGCAATCCCGTTATCCGCGCCTCCGGCTGA
- the yghU gene encoding glutathione-dependent disulfide-bond oxidoreductase, with the protein MSDQEYTPPTVWKQDEESGGRFANINRPVAGPTHDKDLPVGDHPIQLYSLGTPNGVKVTVLLEELLAAGHTGAEYDAWLIRIQEGDQFGSGFVDINPNSKIPAMVDRSGPEPIRVFESGSILLYLADKFGAFLPKDHAGRTEALNWLFWQMGSAPYLGGGFGHFYAYAPIKIKYAIDRYTMEVKRQLDVLDRRLAETQYLGGSDYTIADMAVWPWYGALVKGVIYGESATFIEAHTYKNVHRWADEIAQRPAVKRGRMVNRTFGDPSSQLHERHDASDFETKTQDKLDAAD; encoded by the coding sequence ATGAGCGATCAGGAATACACGCCGCCGACCGTCTGGAAGCAGGACGAGGAGAGCGGCGGGCGCTTCGCCAACATCAATCGACCCGTGGCTGGTCCCACCCACGACAAGGATCTGCCGGTCGGCGACCACCCGATCCAGCTCTATTCGCTGGGCACGCCCAATGGCGTCAAGGTGACGGTGCTGCTGGAGGAGCTGCTGGCCGCCGGACACACGGGCGCGGAATACGATGCCTGGCTGATCCGCATCCAGGAGGGCGACCAGTTCGGCTCGGGTTTCGTCGACATCAATCCGAACTCCAAGATCCCGGCCATGGTGGACCGTTCGGGTCCGGAGCCGATCCGGGTCTTCGAATCCGGTTCGATTCTGCTCTATCTGGCGGACAAGTTCGGCGCCTTCCTGCCGAAGGATCACGCGGGACGCACCGAGGCGCTCAACTGGCTGTTCTGGCAGATGGGCAGCGCGCCCTATCTGGGCGGCGGCTTCGGGCACTTCTATGCCTATGCGCCGATCAAGATCAAATACGCCATCGACCGCTACACCATGGAAGTGAAGCGCCAGCTCGACGTGCTCGACCGCCGGCTGGCCGAGACGCAGTATCTGGGCGGCAGCGACTACACCATCGCCGACATGGCCGTCTGGCCCTGGTACGGCGCGCTGGTGAAGGGCGTCATCTACGGTGAATCCGCCACATTCATCGAGGCGCATACCTACAAGAACGTGCACCGCTGGGCCGACGAGATCGCGCAGCGGCCGGCGGTGAAGCGGGGCCGGATGGTCAACCGCACCTTCGGCGACCCTTCCAGCCAGCTTCACGAGCGCCACGACGCCAGCGACTTCGAGACGAAGACGCAGGACAAGCTGGACGCCGCCGACTGA
- a CDS encoding nuclear transport factor 2 family protein encodes MANSAEYERLKQLTLDFTACFNNDDLEGVMSYFAPDAVYDQFDGAPAKGMDEIRAAFEPQFSGTFGKMRFAEEDIFVDPETRKTMVSWLCSMDTSRGRAGWRGLDILHFDAEGRITAKLTYAKADKLKLAAVGGQAEAAS; translated from the coding sequence ATGGCCAACAGCGCCGAGTACGAACGGCTGAAGCAGCTCACGCTCGACTTCACCGCCTGCTTCAACAACGACGATCTGGAGGGCGTGATGAGCTATTTCGCGCCCGACGCCGTCTATGACCAGTTCGACGGCGCGCCGGCGAAGGGGATGGATGAAATCCGCGCCGCCTTCGAGCCCCAGTTCTCCGGCACATTCGGGAAGATGCGCTTCGCCGAGGAGGACATCTTCGTCGATCCGGAAACGCGCAAGACCATGGTGAGCTGGCTCTGCAGCATGGACACCAGCCGCGGCCGCGCCGGCTGGCGGGGCCTCGACATCCTGCATTTCGACGCGGAAGGCCGGATCACGGCGAAACTGACCTACGCCAAGGCCGACAAGCTGAAACTCGCCGCCGTCGGTGGACAGGCGGAAGCGGCGTCCTAG
- a CDS encoding patatin-like phospholipase family protein — protein sequence MPNMEPDRICTGLVLPGGGARGAYQAGALQAIAELAPAGRNPFPVIAGSSVGAINAAALACRAQDFRAGAQDLAEMWGRLEVADVYRTDFGDIMRRGLHWAVALFFGGLGFANPRSLLNNEPLEDFLAREIRMSDIGPAIDAGALRALAISVSSYSRTRAITFFQSCEGPENWERARRDGFRAELDVAHLVASSALPFIFPARQIGDEYYLDGSLRLTAPLSPAIRLGANRILVIGTRHEAPDSPSERPDYPSLGQLSGYLLDVLFMDNLNADIERLERVNATLALLPEERRSETRLEYIAVQAIRPSRDIRRMAAAHFGKLPFNIRMLLRGLGMGGADGQLPSYLMFVPAFTRELIELGYGDAMAQRDELARFLGFDDGG from the coding sequence ATGCCGAACATGGAACCCGACAGGATCTGCACGGGCCTGGTGCTGCCGGGCGGCGGCGCGCGCGGGGCCTATCAGGCCGGCGCGCTTCAGGCCATCGCCGAACTGGCGCCGGCGGGACGCAACCCGTTTCCCGTGATCGCGGGCTCTTCGGTGGGCGCGATCAACGCCGCGGCGCTCGCCTGCCGGGCGCAGGATTTCCGGGCGGGCGCGCAAGATCTGGCGGAGATGTGGGGGCGGCTGGAGGTGGCCGACGTCTACCGCACCGATTTCGGAGACATCATGCGCCGCGGCCTGCACTGGGCCGTCGCGCTGTTCTTCGGCGGCCTGGGCTTCGCCAATCCGCGCTCGCTGCTGAACAACGAGCCGCTGGAGGATTTCCTGGCGCGGGAGATCCGCATGAGCGACATCGGCCCGGCCATCGACGCCGGCGCCCTGCGGGCACTGGCGATCTCGGTCTCCAGCTATTCCCGGACGCGGGCGATCACCTTCTTCCAGTCGTGCGAGGGGCCGGAGAACTGGGAGCGCGCGCGCCGCGACGGTTTCCGGGCGGAACTGGACGTGGCCCATCTCGTGGCCTCCTCGGCCCTGCCGTTCATCTTTCCGGCCAGGCAGATCGGCGACGAATACTATCTCGACGGCTCGCTCAGGCTGACGGCGCCGCTCAGCCCGGCGATCCGGCTCGGCGCCAACCGCATCCTGGTCATCGGCACCCGCCACGAGGCCCCCGACAGTCCCTCCGAGCGCCCGGACTATCCGAGCCTCGGGCAACTCAGCGGCTATCTGCTGGACGTGCTGTTCATGGACAACCTGAACGCCGATATCGAACGGCTGGAACGGGTGAACGCGACGCTCGCGCTGCTGCCCGAGGAACGACGGTCGGAAACACGGCTGGAATACATCGCCGTGCAGGCCATCCGCCCCTCCCGCGACATTCGCCGGATGGCGGCCGCGCATTTCGGCAAGCTGCCCTTCAACATCCGGATGCTGCTCCGGGGTCTCGGCATGGGCGGCGCCGACGGCCAGCTTCCGAGCTATCTGATGTTCGTGCCCGCCTTCACGCGCGAACTGATCGAGCTGGGCTACGGAGACGCGATGGCCCAACGCGACGAACTCGCACGCTTCCTCGGCTTCGATGACGGGGGCTGA